In Pseudomonas lalkuanensis, the following are encoded in one genomic region:
- a CDS encoding acyl-CoA synthetase has product MRDYFTAAHEFDYASAASTTLAGNLDALNACVECCDRHVEPGRVALVWEGRNGEQATWTFAQLKDASARFANLLQARGVKPGDCVSGMLPRTPELLITILGTWRAGAVYQPLFTAFGPKAIEHRVQGAGSKLVVTDLTNRSKLDEVEGVPPVLTVGDDFWAELERQPDRFEPVLRKASDPFLLMFTSGTTGLAKPLAVPLKAIVAFVSYMRDAVDLRPDDKFWNLADPGWAYGLYYAVTGPLAMGHATTFYEGGFTVESTCRIIREYGITNLAGSPTAYRLLLAARDEVEAAIKGNLRAVSSAGEPLTPEVIRWFGEGLGCTIHDHYGQTELGMVLCNHHALEHPVRLGAAGFAMPGHRVVVLDEQHRELPAGQPGILALDMPRSPLFWFPGYQGMATKAFVGDYYLSGDTVELNEDGSISFVGRADDVITTSGYRVGPFDVESALIEHPAVIEAAVIGKPDPERTELVKAFVVLHGGHSANPELAEALQQYVRKRLSAHSYPREIEFVAELPKTPSGKIQRFLLRNQEIAKAQAAAAH; this is encoded by the coding sequence GTCGCGCTGGTCTGGGAGGGGCGCAATGGCGAGCAGGCCACCTGGACCTTCGCCCAGCTCAAGGACGCGTCGGCGCGCTTTGCCAACCTGCTGCAAGCCCGTGGCGTCAAGCCCGGCGATTGCGTCTCGGGCATGCTCCCGCGTACCCCGGAACTGTTGATCACCATCCTCGGCACCTGGCGTGCCGGTGCCGTCTACCAGCCGCTGTTCACCGCCTTCGGGCCCAAGGCCATTGAGCACCGGGTGCAGGGCGCCGGTTCGAAACTGGTAGTCACCGACCTCACCAACCGCAGCAAGCTGGATGAAGTGGAAGGGGTGCCGCCGGTGCTGACGGTGGGTGATGACTTCTGGGCCGAGCTGGAGCGCCAGCCGGACCGATTCGAGCCGGTGCTGCGCAAGGCCTCCGATCCCTTCCTGCTGATGTTCACCTCGGGCACCACGGGTCTTGCCAAGCCGCTGGCCGTGCCGCTGAAGGCCATAGTCGCCTTCGTCAGCTACATGCGTGACGCGGTCGACCTGCGCCCGGACGACAAGTTCTGGAACCTGGCTGATCCGGGCTGGGCCTACGGCCTGTACTACGCCGTGACCGGTCCGCTCGCCATGGGCCATGCCACCACCTTCTACGAGGGCGGTTTCACGGTGGAGAGCACCTGCCGCATCATCCGCGAATACGGCATCACCAACCTGGCCGGCTCGCCCACCGCCTACCGCCTGCTACTGGCCGCCCGGGACGAGGTGGAGGCCGCCATCAAGGGCAACCTGCGCGCCGTCAGTAGTGCCGGCGAGCCCCTGACCCCGGAGGTCATCCGCTGGTTCGGCGAGGGCCTTGGCTGCACCATCCACGACCACTACGGGCAGACCGAACTGGGCATGGTGCTGTGCAACCACCATGCGCTGGAGCACCCGGTGCGCCTGGGCGCTGCCGGCTTCGCCATGCCCGGCCATCGCGTGGTGGTGCTGGACGAACAGCACCGCGAGCTGCCCGCCGGCCAGCCCGGCATCCTCGCCCTGGACATGCCGCGCTCGCCGCTGTTCTGGTTCCCCGGTTATCAGGGCATGGCCACCAAGGCCTTCGTCGGTGACTACTATCTGAGTGGTGACACCGTGGAACTGAACGAGGACGGCAGCATCAGCTTCGTCGGTCGCGCCGACGATGTGATCACCACCTCCGGCTACCGCGTCGGCCCCTTCGATGTGGAGAGCGCGCTGATCGAGCATCCGGCGGTAATCGAAGCCGCAGTGATCGGCAAGCCCGACCCGGAGCGTACCGAACTGGTCAAGGCCTTCGTGGTGCTGCATGGCGGCCACAGCGCCAACCCCGAACTGGCCGAAGCACTGCAGCAGTACGTGCGCAAGCGCCTTTCCGCCCATTCCTATCCGCGCGAAATCGAGTTCGTCGCGGAATTGCCCAAGACCCCGAGCGGCAAGATCCAGCGTTTCCTCCTGCGTAACCAGGAGATCGCCAAGGCCCAGGCGGCCGCCGCTCACTGA
- a CDS encoding 3-hydroxyacyl-CoA dehydrogenase: MRIENSVFLVTGGSSGLGLATARELVGQGGKVVLVDINAEAGNARAEELGANARFVKADITREEDARAAVSAAVEIFGGLHGLVNCAGVAPAEKVIGRNGAHGLDSFARTISINLVGSFNMLRLAAEAMSQGQPNEEGERGVIINTASVAAFDGQIGQAAYSASKSGVVGMTLPVARELARHGIRVMCIAPGIFETPMMAGMPQEVRDSLGAAVPFPPRLGRPAEYAALVRHIVENAMLNGEVIRLDGAIRMAAK; encoded by the coding sequence GTGCGTATCGAGAATTCCGTTTTCCTGGTGACCGGCGGCAGTTCCGGCCTTGGCCTGGCCACGGCCCGCGAACTGGTGGGGCAGGGCGGCAAGGTGGTGCTGGTGGACATCAACGCCGAAGCCGGCAACGCCCGCGCCGAAGAACTGGGCGCCAATGCCCGCTTCGTGAAAGCCGACATCACCCGTGAAGAAGACGCCCGCGCTGCCGTGTCCGCCGCAGTAGAAATCTTTGGCGGCCTGCACGGGCTGGTCAATTGCGCTGGCGTCGCGCCGGCCGAGAAGGTCATCGGCCGCAACGGCGCCCACGGCCTGGACAGCTTCGCCCGCACCATCAGCATCAACCTGGTCGGCAGCTTCAACATGCTGCGACTGGCCGCCGAGGCCATGTCCCAGGGGCAGCCCAACGAAGAGGGCGAGCGCGGGGTGATCATCAACACCGCCTCGGTCGCGGCCTTCGACGGCCAGATCGGCCAAGCCGCTTATTCCGCTTCCAAGAGCGGTGTGGTTGGCATGACCCTGCCTGTTGCCCGCGAACTGGCACGCCACGGCATCCGCGTGATGTGCATTGCCCCCGGCATCTTCGAAACCCCGATGATGGCCGGCATGCCCCAGGAAGTGCGTGACTCCCTCGGTGCTGCCGTGCCCTTCCCGCCGCGCCTTGGCCGTCCGGCCGAGTACGCCGCTCTGGTCCGCCACATCGTCGAGAACGCCATGCTCAATGGCGAAGTGATTCGCCTCGATGGCGCTATCCGTATGGCCGCAAAGTAA
- a CDS encoding acetyl-CoA C-acyltransferase, producing MNKDSIVIVSAARTAMGGFLGDFKDMTAAQLGAAANRAVLERAGVPGDAVDEVIMGCVLQAGQGQAPARQSALGAGLPQGVVCSTVNKMCGSGMKTVMLAHDLLRAGSADVVLAGGMESMSNAPYLLERARSGYRMGHGKVLDHMFLDGLEDAYDKGRLMGTFAEDCAQAYGFTREQQDAFAIASLTRAQKAMADGRFAAEIVPVEAKSGREVVTISQDEQPPKARLEKIPTLKPAFREGGTVTAANSSSISDGAASLLLMRLEEAEKRGLKPLAQIAGHASFAQAPNLFTTAPVGSIQRLLARTGWSLGEVDLFEVNEAFAVVPMVAMRDLDISHDRINVHGGACALGHPIGASGARVLVTLLNALSQYDLKRGVASVCIGGGEATAVAIELIK from the coding sequence ATGAACAAGGATTCCATCGTTATCGTCAGTGCTGCCCGTACCGCCATGGGCGGCTTCCTCGGCGACTTCAAGGACATGACCGCCGCGCAACTGGGTGCGGCCGCCAACCGTGCCGTGCTGGAACGCGCGGGCGTTCCGGGCGACGCCGTGGACGAGGTCATCATGGGCTGCGTGCTGCAGGCCGGCCAGGGCCAGGCTCCGGCGCGCCAGTCCGCACTCGGCGCGGGCCTGCCCCAGGGCGTGGTCTGCTCCACGGTGAACAAGATGTGCGGCTCGGGCATGAAGACCGTAATGCTCGCCCATGACCTGCTGCGTGCCGGCAGTGCCGATGTGGTCCTGGCCGGGGGCATGGAGAGCATGTCCAACGCGCCCTACCTGCTGGAGCGCGCCCGTTCCGGCTACCGCATGGGCCACGGCAAGGTGCTGGACCACATGTTCCTCGACGGCCTGGAAGACGCCTACGACAAGGGCCGCCTGATGGGCACCTTCGCCGAGGATTGTGCCCAGGCCTATGGCTTCACCCGCGAGCAGCAGGACGCTTTCGCCATTGCCTCCCTGACCCGCGCGCAGAAAGCCATGGCCGACGGCCGCTTCGCTGCCGAGATCGTTCCCGTGGAGGCGAAATCCGGCCGCGAGGTGGTGACCATCAGCCAGGACGAGCAGCCACCGAAGGCGCGCCTGGAGAAGATTCCCACCCTCAAGCCGGCGTTCCGCGAGGGCGGCACCGTCACCGCGGCCAACTCCAGTTCCATTTCCGACGGCGCGGCATCCCTGCTACTGATGCGTCTGGAGGAAGCGGAAAAGCGCGGCCTGAAGCCGCTGGCCCAGATTGCCGGCCATGCCTCCTTCGCCCAGGCGCCGAACCTCTTCACCACTGCACCGGTGGGTTCCATCCAGCGCCTGCTGGCCCGCACCGGCTGGAGCCTGGGCGAGGTGGACCTGTTCGAAGTGAACGAAGCCTTCGCTGTGGTGCCCATGGTCGCCATGCGTGACCTGGACATCTCCCACGACAGGATCAACGTCCACGGCGGCGCCTGCGCCCTGGGCCACCCCATCGGCGCCTCCGGCGCGCGGGTGCTGGTGACCCTGCTCAATGCGCTGTCCCAGTACGACCTGAAGCGTGGCGTGGCGTCGGTGTGCATCGGTGGCGGCGAGGCCACTGCTGTCGCTATCGAACTCATCAAGTGA
- a CDS encoding acyl-CoA dehydrogenase family protein — protein MIPNEDEIQIRDMARQFAQERLKPFAADWDREHRFPAEAIREMAQLGFLGMLVPEEWGGAATGHLAYAMALEEIAAGDGACSTIMSVHNSVGCMPILKYGSQEQKERFLRPLATGEMIGAFALTEPQAGSDASDLRTRARRDGDHYVLNGAKQFITSGSHAGMVIVFAVTDPQAGKKGISAFIVPTDTPGYQVVRVEDKLGQHASDTCQIQLDDVRISASLRLGEEGDGYRIALSNLEGGRIGIAAQSVGMARAAFEAARDYAHERKTFGKPIIEHQAVSFRLADMATRIAVARQMVHHAASLREAGMPCLTEASMAKLFASEMAEKVCSAAIQTLGGYGYLKDFPVERIYRDVRVCQIYEGTSDVQRMVIARSL, from the coding sequence ATGATCCCGAACGAAGACGAAATCCAGATCCGCGACATGGCGCGGCAGTTCGCCCAGGAGCGCCTGAAGCCTTTCGCCGCTGACTGGGACCGCGAACATCGCTTCCCCGCCGAGGCCATCCGCGAGATGGCGCAGCTGGGCTTCCTCGGCATGCTGGTGCCGGAAGAATGGGGCGGTGCGGCCACCGGCCACCTGGCCTATGCCATGGCGCTGGAAGAGATCGCCGCCGGCGACGGCGCCTGCTCCACCATCATGAGCGTGCACAATTCGGTGGGCTGCATGCCCATCCTCAAGTACGGCAGCCAGGAGCAGAAGGAGCGCTTCCTGCGTCCGCTGGCCACGGGTGAGATGATCGGCGCCTTCGCCCTCACTGAACCCCAGGCCGGATCGGATGCCAGCGACCTGCGCACCCGCGCCCGCCGCGACGGCGACCACTACGTATTGAACGGTGCCAAGCAGTTCATCACCTCGGGCAGCCATGCGGGAATGGTGATCGTCTTCGCCGTGACTGATCCGCAGGCCGGCAAGAAGGGCATCAGCGCCTTCATCGTGCCCACCGATACCCCCGGCTATCAGGTGGTGCGGGTGGAGGACAAGCTCGGCCAGCACGCCTCCGATACCTGCCAGATCCAACTGGATGATGTGCGTATCTCGGCGTCCCTGCGTCTGGGTGAGGAGGGCGATGGCTACCGCATCGCCCTGTCCAACCTGGAGGGCGGGCGCATCGGCATCGCCGCGCAGTCCGTCGGCATGGCCCGCGCGGCCTTCGAGGCGGCGCGGGACTACGCCCACGAGCGCAAGACCTTCGGCAAGCCGATCATCGAGCACCAGGCAGTGTCTTTCCGCCTGGCCGACATGGCGACCCGGATCGCCGTGGCGCGGCAGATGGTTCACCACGCCGCCAGCCTGCGCGAGGCCGGCATGCCCTGCCTGACCGAGGCGTCCATGGCCAAGCTGTTCGCCTCGGAAATGGCCGAGAAGGTCTGTTCGGCGGCCATCCAGACCCTCGGCGGCTACGGCTACCTGAAGGACTTCCCGGTGGAGCGCATCTACCGTGACGTGCGGGTGTGCCAGATCTATGAAGGCACCTCGGATGTGCAGCGGATGGTGATTGCCCGCAGCCTCTGA
- a CDS encoding enoyl-CoA hydratase-related protein, producing MTYQTLLVEQAGAVGLVTLNRPEALNAINTQLIDELNQVLDGFERDAAIGCVLITGSAKAFAAGADVKEMAPLCFPGTYLDDFLGRWDRVAQRRKPIIAAVAGHALGGGFELALMCDFIIAADTARFGLPEVKLGVIPGAGGVQRLTRLVGRAKAMEMLLSGRSMDATEAERCGVVARVVPAAELLEEAMDSASRIAGQSRTAVMMLKECVNRVDDGSLGEGLRFERRMFQAVFATPDQKEGMGAFIEKRKPVFGR from the coding sequence ATGACCTACCAGACCCTGCTGGTGGAGCAGGCCGGCGCTGTCGGCCTGGTCACCCTCAATCGCCCCGAAGCCCTGAACGCCATCAACACCCAGCTCATCGATGAGCTGAACCAGGTACTCGACGGATTCGAGCGGGACGCTGCCATCGGCTGCGTGCTGATCACTGGCTCCGCCAAGGCCTTCGCCGCCGGCGCCGATGTGAAGGAAATGGCGCCGCTGTGCTTCCCCGGCACCTATCTGGACGACTTCCTCGGCCGCTGGGACCGCGTGGCGCAGCGGCGCAAGCCGATCATAGCCGCCGTGGCCGGCCACGCCCTGGGCGGCGGTTTCGAACTGGCGCTGATGTGCGACTTCATCATCGCTGCCGACACGGCACGCTTCGGCCTGCCGGAAGTGAAGCTGGGGGTGATTCCGGGTGCGGGCGGCGTCCAGCGCCTGACCCGGCTTGTCGGCCGCGCCAAGGCCATGGAAATGCTCCTGAGCGGACGCAGCATGGATGCCACCGAGGCCGAGCGTTGCGGTGTGGTGGCGCGGGTAGTGCCCGCCGCCGAATTGCTGGAGGAAGCCATGGACAGCGCCAGCCGCATCGCCGGGCAGTCGCGCACGGCGGTGATGATGCTCAAGGAGTGCGTGAATCGGGTGGATGACGGATCGCTGGGCGAGGGGCTGCGCTTTGAGCGGCGGATGTTCCAGGCGGTGTTCGCCACGCCGGATCAGAAGGAAGGCATGGGGGCCTTCATCGAGAAGAGGAAGCCGGTGTTCGGGCGGTAG
- a CDS encoding LysR family transcriptional regulator, producing the protein MNLNKVDLNLFIVFDAIYTEANLTRAGQIVGITQPAVSNALARLRETFNDPLFVRTAQGMVPTPMAQNIIGPVRNALQLLRVSVQESRTFNPAQANKTYRISMTDLTETVILPPLFQRLRRLAPTVQIESFLAKRRETTKELAAGRLDFAVDAPLNTDPQVRHVKLLEDRYVCAMRRGHPLAKDKITLDEYLSLSHIHISSRRSGLGYVDLSLGKMGIQRKVTLRSQHYLMASTVLHGTDLAITVPERFARRQDLHYVDLPVHDVPALETHLYWHESTDQDPANRWMREQIIEICQQVMAQEQKERA; encoded by the coding sequence ATGAATCTGAACAAGGTAGACCTCAACCTCTTCATCGTCTTCGACGCCATCTATACCGAGGCCAACCTGACCCGCGCCGGCCAGATCGTCGGCATTACCCAGCCTGCCGTCTCCAACGCCCTCGCCCGCCTGCGCGAGACCTTCAACGATCCGCTGTTCGTGCGTACCGCCCAGGGCATGGTGCCCACGCCCATGGCGCAGAACATCATCGGGCCGGTGCGCAACGCCCTGCAGCTGCTGCGGGTTTCGGTACAGGAAAGCCGCACCTTCAATCCGGCGCAGGCGAACAAGACCTACCGCATCAGCATGACCGACCTCACCGAAACGGTGATCCTGCCGCCGCTGTTCCAGCGCCTGCGCCGCCTGGCGCCGACCGTGCAGATCGAGAGTTTCCTGGCCAAGCGCCGCGAAACCACCAAGGAGCTGGCCGCCGGCCGCCTGGACTTCGCCGTGGATGCCCCGCTCAACACCGACCCGCAGGTGCGCCACGTCAAGCTGTTGGAAGACCGCTACGTCTGCGCCATGCGTCGTGGACACCCATTGGCCAAGGACAAGATCACCCTGGACGAATACCTGTCGCTGTCCCACATCCACATCTCCAGCCGCCGCAGCGGCCTGGGCTATGTGGACCTGTCGCTGGGCAAGATGGGCATCCAGCGCAAGGTGACCCTGCGCTCGCAGCACTATCTGATGGCATCCACCGTATTGCACGGCACCGACCTCGCCATCACCGTTCCAGAACGCTTCGCCCGCCGCCAGGACCTGCATTACGTGGACCTGCCGGTGCACGACGTTCCTGCCCTGGAAACCCACCTTTACTGGCACGAAAGCACCGACCAGGACCCGGCCAACCGCTGGATGCGCGAGCAGATCATCGAGATCTGCCAGCAAGTGATGGCGCAGGAGCAGAAGGAGCGGGCGTGA
- a CDS encoding acyl-CoA dehydrogenase, producing MDFAYSPKVQELRERVTAFMDAYVYPAEPVFEQQVAEGDRWQPTAIMEELKAKAKAEGLWNLFLPESELGAGLTNMEYAPLAEIMGRSLLGPEPFNCSAPDTGNMEVLVRYGNEEQKRQWLEPLLRGEIRSAFAMTEPGVASSDATNMEARAVRQGDEWVINGRKWWTSGACDPRCKVMIFMGLSNPDAPRHQQHSMILVPTDAPGVKILRPLPVFGYDDAPHGHAEVVFENVRVPYENVLLGEGRGFEIAQGRLGPGRIHHCMRSIGMAERALELMCKRAVSRTAFGRPLARLGGNVDKIADSRMEIDMARLLTLKAAYMMDTVGNKVAKSEIAQIKVVAPNVALRVIDRAIQIHGGAGVSNDFPLAYMYAMQRTLRLADGPDEVHRAAIGKYEIGKYVPKEMLRSGQ from the coding sequence ATGGATTTCGCCTATTCCCCGAAGGTCCAGGAACTGCGTGAACGTGTCACCGCATTCATGGACGCCTATGTCTACCCGGCCGAGCCGGTATTCGAGCAGCAGGTTGCCGAGGGCGACCGCTGGCAGCCCACCGCGATCATGGAAGAGCTGAAGGCCAAGGCGAAGGCGGAAGGGCTGTGGAACCTGTTCCTGCCGGAATCCGAGCTGGGCGCCGGCCTGACCAACATGGAATACGCGCCGCTGGCCGAGATCATGGGCCGTTCCCTGCTGGGTCCGGAGCCGTTCAACTGCTCCGCGCCGGACACCGGCAACATGGAAGTACTGGTGCGCTATGGCAACGAAGAGCAGAAGCGCCAGTGGCTGGAACCGCTGCTGCGCGGCGAGATCCGCTCGGCCTTCGCCATGACCGAGCCGGGCGTGGCGTCTTCCGATGCCACCAACATGGAAGCCCGCGCCGTGCGCCAGGGTGACGAGTGGGTCATCAACGGCCGCAAGTGGTGGACCTCCGGCGCCTGCGACCCGCGCTGCAAGGTGATGATCTTCATGGGCCTGTCCAACCCGGACGCGCCGCGCCACCAGCAGCACTCGATGATCCTGGTGCCCACCGACGCACCCGGCGTGAAGATCCTGCGTCCGCTGCCGGTATTCGGCTATGACGACGCCCCCCACGGCCACGCCGAAGTGGTGTTCGAGAACGTGCGTGTGCCCTACGAGAACGTGCTGCTCGGCGAGGGCCGTGGCTTCGAGATCGCCCAGGGTCGCCTCGGCCCGGGCCGTATCCACCACTGCATGCGCTCCATCGGCATGGCCGAGCGCGCCCTGGAACTGATGTGCAAGCGCGCCGTCAGCCGTACCGCCTTTGGTCGTCCGCTGGCTCGTCTGGGTGGTAACGTCGACAAGATCGCCGACTCGCGCATGGAGATCGACATGGCACGCCTGCTGACCCTGAAGGCGGCCTACATGATGGACACCGTCGGCAACAAGGTGGCCAAGAGCGAAATCGCCCAGATCAAGGTCGTGGCACCCAACGTCGCCCTGCGGGTGATCGACCGTGCCATCCAGATCCACGGCGGCGCTGGCGTTTCCAACGACTTCCCGCTGGCCTACATGTACGCCATGCAGCGCACCCTGCGCCTGGCCGACGGCCCGGACGAAGTGCACCGCGCAGCCATCGGCAAGTACGAGATCGGCAAATACGTTCCGAAGGAGATGCTGCGCAGCGGTCAGTGA
- a CDS encoding TerC family protein — protein sequence MAALHAFLTADFLGTATWLWLAFLTIVLALLIFDLGVLHRDQHEIEMRESLLLYGGYFSVGVLFGVWVWFELGAQSALEFYTGFLVEQSLSMDNVFVMAMIFGFFAIPRRYQHRVLFWGILGVVVLRAIMIGLGSALVKEFDWILYVFGAFLLFTGVKMLFSKQEAHPDLANNPVLKFVRRHIRVTDDLHGSHFFVRLKQAGESKALLYATPLFLALVLIELADLVFAVDSVPAIFAITQDPFIVYTSNIFAILGLRALYFALAALMHRFVYLKYALALVLIFIGGKIFLHGFIGKIPPLLSLGVTFGLLAGGVLLSLLKTRDRPAQRTGDLEKHG from the coding sequence ATGGCAGCTCTACATGCATTTCTCACCGCCGACTTCCTCGGCACCGCCACCTGGTTGTGGCTTGCCTTCCTCACAATCGTCCTCGCCCTGCTGATCTTCGACCTCGGCGTGCTGCACCGTGACCAGCACGAAATCGAGATGCGTGAAAGCCTGCTGCTCTACGGCGGCTACTTCAGCGTCGGCGTGCTGTTCGGCGTCTGGGTGTGGTTCGAGCTGGGTGCGCAGAGCGCCCTGGAGTTCTACACCGGCTTCCTGGTCGAGCAGTCGTTGTCCATGGACAACGTCTTCGTCATGGCCATGATCTTCGGCTTCTTCGCCATCCCCCGCCGCTACCAGCACCGCGTGCTGTTCTGGGGCATCCTCGGCGTGGTGGTGCTGCGCGCCATCATGATCGGCCTGGGCAGCGCCCTGGTGAAGGAATTCGACTGGATCCTCTATGTGTTCGGCGCCTTCCTGCTGTTCACCGGTGTGAAGATGCTCTTCTCGAAACAGGAAGCTCACCCGGACCTGGCCAACAACCCGGTGCTGAAGTTCGTCCGCCGCCACATCCGCGTGACCGACGACCTGCACGGCTCGCACTTCTTCGTGCGCCTGAAGCAGGCCGGCGAGAGCAAGGCCCTGCTCTACGCCACCCCGCTGTTCCTGGCTCTGGTACTGATCGAGCTGGCTGACCTGGTGTTCGCGGTGGACAGCGTTCCGGCGATCTTCGCCATCACCCAGGACCCGTTCATCGTCTACACCTCGAACATCTTCGCCATCCTCGGCCTGCGTGCCCTGTACTTCGCCCTGGCGGCGCTGATGCACCGCTTCGTCTACCTGAAGTACGCCCTGGCCCTGGTGCTGATCTTCATCGGCGGCAAGATTTTCCTGCATGGCTTCATCGGCAAGATTCCCCCGCTGCTGTCCCTTGGCGTAACCTTCGGTCTACTTGCCGGTGGTGTGCTGCTGTCGCTGCTGAAGACCCGCGACCGTCCGGCCCAACGTACGGGAGACCTGGAGAAACATGGATGA
- a CDS encoding TonB-dependent siderophore receptor yields MQQQNAFNAAGTAGDAVAARLTRHPLSMAILGMTLAMQTGMVLAEEQQSGKGTLEIGATAITDNRLGETTEGTGSYTTGSTRTATKLALSPRETPQSVSVITRQQMDDQGLTNIGEVLSKTPGITVNKLDSSRASFKSRGFEIDNFQVDGMPAAFRFGNGIDQTDMVIYDRVEVLKGSTGLLSGFGSPSATVNLVRKRPTREFSGYVSASAGSWDTYRSEFDIGGALTPEGDVRGRLVSAYEDSQSFMDHLSEKKQVFYGILETDITEDTLLSAGVSRQTNRPEGSSWGPSTPLFDSDGKQFRFSRSFNPGTKWSQWDNTNDNAFVTLEQRLAYDWTVKASITRTETDAPITLGSAASGNPNPADGSGMSIWRGKYRYETSQNAYDLYANGPFQLLGREHELVVGLSHRDIESTSSNWPFFFDSVSDINGWTGDFPEPAWGDPISRQDDELKESAAYLAGRFKPTEGLSVILGSRVSNWEMDSTGTNLVSGQSGKLQDLQENGVVVPYAGVVYDLDDTWSVYASYTSIFKPHESETDASGKAIEPEEGDAYEMGLKGEFFDCRLNASLALFEVKQDNLAVDTGVIDPVTNRSVFRAVQGAKTKGFELEVAGELMPDWQVQGGYTHRITRDGDDDKISTTEPEDMFRLSTHYRLPGRFNKLSIGGSASWQSKIWTDVNPQRYTQGSYWVLDTMAKYQVTEQVSVTLNGNNLTDEKYFSNLGFYNGGFYGDPRSFTLTTRFDF; encoded by the coding sequence GTGCAACAGCAGAATGCGTTCAACGCGGCAGGGACGGCTGGGGATGCCGTTGCCGCGCGGCTCACGCGCCATCCGTTATCCATGGCGATCCTGGGGATGACCCTGGCAATGCAGACCGGAATGGTGCTGGCCGAAGAGCAGCAGAGCGGCAAAGGTACGCTGGAAATCGGGGCTACAGCCATTACCGACAACCGCCTGGGGGAGACCACCGAAGGCACGGGCTCCTACACCACCGGCTCGACGCGCACTGCTACCAAGCTGGCGCTTTCGCCCCGCGAGACCCCGCAATCGGTCAGCGTCATCACCCGCCAGCAGATGGATGACCAGGGCCTGACCAATATCGGCGAAGTGCTGTCCAAGACCCCCGGCATCACCGTCAACAAGCTCGACAGCAGCCGCGCCAGCTTCAAGTCCCGCGGCTTCGAGATCGATAACTTCCAGGTCGATGGCATGCCGGCGGCCTTTCGCTTCGGCAACGGCATCGACCAGACCGACATGGTCATCTACGACCGCGTGGAAGTGCTGAAGGGCTCCACGGGCCTGCTCAGCGGTTTCGGCAGCCCGTCGGCCACCGTCAACCTGGTGCGCAAACGCCCGACCCGCGAGTTCTCCGGCTACGTCTCGGCCAGCGCGGGCAGCTGGGATACCTACCGCAGCGAATTCGACATCGGCGGCGCGCTGACCCCCGAAGGCGACGTGCGTGGCCGTCTCGTCTCCGCCTACGAGGACAGTCAGTCCTTCATGGACCACCTGTCCGAGAAGAAGCAGGTGTTCTACGGCATCCTCGAAACCGACATCACCGAGGACACCCTGCTGAGCGCAGGCGTGAGCCGCCAGACCAACCGTCCGGAGGGTTCCTCCTGGGGGCCCTCGACGCCGCTGTTCGACAGCGATGGCAAGCAGTTCCGCTTCTCCCGCTCGTTCAACCCCGGCACCAAGTGGAGCCAGTGGGACAACACCAACGACAACGCCTTCGTGACCCTGGAACAGCGCCTGGCATACGACTGGACGGTGAAGGCGTCGATCACCCGCACCGAGACCGATGCGCCCATCACCCTGGGCTCGGCGGCCAGCGGCAACCCGAATCCGGCGGATGGCAGCGGCATGTCCATCTGGCGTGGCAAGTATCGCTACGAGACCAGCCAGAACGCCTACGATCTCTACGCCAACGGACCTTTCCAGTTGCTGGGCCGGGAGCATGAGCTGGTGGTCGGCCTGTCGCACCGTGACATCGAGTCCACGTCCAGCAACTGGCCGTTCTTCTTCGACAGCGTGTCCGACATCAACGGCTGGACCGGCGACTTCCCCGAGCCCGCCTGGGGCGACCCGATATCCAGGCAGGATGACGAGCTGAAGGAATCCGCGGCCTACCTGGCCGGACGCTTCAAACCCACCGAAGGCCTGTCGGTCATCCTGGGCAGCCGTGTTTCCAACTGGGAGATGGACAGCACCGGGACCAACCTGGTGAGCGGCCAGAGCGGCAAGCTGCAGGACCTCCAGGAAAACGGTGTGGTGGTGCCCTATGCCGGCGTGGTTTACGACCTCGACGATACCTGGTCGGTCTATGCCAGCTACACCAGCATCTTCAAGCCCCACGAAAGCGAAACGGACGCCAGCGGCAAGGCCATCGAGCCGGAAGAGGGCGACGCCTACGAGATGGGCCTGAAGGGGGAGTTCTTCGATTGCCGCCTGAACGCCAGCCTGGCGCTGTTCGAGGTCAAGCAGGACAACCTGGCGGTGGATACCGGTGTCATCGATCCGGTCACCAACCGGAGCGTGTTCCGGGCGGTGCAGGGCGCCAAGACCAAAGGCTTCGAGCTTGAAGTCGCCGGTGAACTGATGCCGGACTGGCAGGTGCAGGGCGGCTACACCCACCGCATCACCCGTGATGGCGACGACGACAAGATCTCCACCACCGAGCCGGAAGACATGTTCCGTCTCTCCACCCACTACCGCCTGCCGGGCCGGTTCAACAAGCTGAGCATCGGCGGTTCGGCCAGCTGGCAGAGCAAGATCTGGACGGACGTGAACCCGCAGCGCTACACCCAGGGCAGCTACTGGGTGCTGGATACAATGGCCAAGTACCAGGTGACCGAGCAGGTTTCCGTCACCCTGAACGGCAACAACCTCACCGACGAGAAGTACTTCAGCAACCTGGGCTTCTACAACGGTGGCTTCTATGGCGATCCGCGCAGCTTCACCCTGACCACCCGCTTCGATTTCTGA